From the genome of Blautia pseudococcoides, one region includes:
- a CDS encoding major coat protein, with protein MEAITTALTTQMTEIGTSLTSLVTSTLPIALPLIGGVFLITKGISVFKKVTNKA; from the coding sequence ATGGAAGCTATTACAACCGCATTAACGACCCAAATGACAGAGATCGGCACATCCCTTACCAGTCTTGTGACAAGCACCCTGCCGATTGCCTTACCTCTTATTGGTGGTGTTTTCCTGATTACAAAAGGTATTAGTGTATTTAAGAAAGTCACAAACAAAGCTTGA
- a CDS encoding helix-turn-helix transcriptional regulator, whose product MYNRIKDLCEKKGLNGKEFGALLGLKKSPLTDWKNEKAKPTVEQVIAMCDIFATTAEYIIFGKECTELSKEENSIIMAYRKADPAIQQATKKLLDIPEITSQRVEGEELSSSRTG is encoded by the coding sequence ATGTACAATAGAATTAAAGACTTATGCGAAAAAAAAGGTTTAAATGGCAAAGAATTTGGAGCTTTATTAGGGTTAAAGAAAAGCCCACTTACAGACTGGAAAAATGAAAAAGCAAAACCGACGGTTGAACAGGTGATTGCGATGTGCGATATATTCGCAACGACTGCGGAATACATTATCTTTGGAAAAGAATGTACAGAACTTTCAAAAGAGGAAAATAGCATCATCATGGCCTACAGAAAAGCAGACCCAGCAATTCAACAAGCCACGAAAAAGCTTCTGGATATCCCAGAAATAACGTCACAGAGGGTAGAAGGGGAAGAATTATCATCTTCAAGGACTGGCTAA
- a CDS encoding nuclease-related domain-containing protein → MNTSTSIICFVIGLLIIYIWGSVAYRKTDYGKSHKEGLWKILTDDGALGEYKTSRQFELVKYPHKIIYNCYIPKTNGETTEIDIVAITEKGIWVIENKNYKGWIFGDAYRKKWCQTLNKNKYFFYNPIWQNKTHIKYLSNTLSSIPENYFKSIIVFNRATIKKVSLPDNNTYVFDMSQLRNFLKEPHIDLLSQEQINTIYEKLLPYTNVSKEQKKAHIDNINKKYK, encoded by the coding sequence ATGAATACATCGACAAGTATAATATGCTTTGTAATAGGCCTACTGATCATATACATCTGGGGAAGCGTAGCATACAGAAAAACCGATTATGGCAAAAGCCACAAAGAAGGACTATGGAAAATCCTAACTGACGATGGAGCACTGGGAGAATATAAAACATCACGCCAGTTTGAATTAGTAAAATATCCTCATAAAATCATATATAACTGTTACATACCAAAAACAAATGGTGAAACAACAGAAATTGATATTGTCGCAATCACAGAAAAGGGAATCTGGGTTATAGAAAATAAAAATTATAAAGGTTGGATATTTGGAGATGCATACAGAAAAAAATGGTGCCAAACATTAAACAAAAATAAGTATTTCTTTTACAACCCAATCTGGCAAAATAAAACTCACATAAAATATTTGAGCAATACACTATCATCTATACCAGAAAATTACTTTAAATCTATAATTGTGTTCAACAGAGCAACAATTAAAAAGGTATCATTGCCTGATAACAACACATATGTATTCGATATGAGTCAACTACGCAATTTTTTGAAAGAACCGCACATTGACTTACTGTCCCAGGAACAAATAAATACCATATACGAAAAGTTATTACCGTACACAAATGTATCAAAGGAACAAAAAAAAGCACACATTGATAACATAAATAAGAAATATAAATAA
- a CDS encoding helix-turn-helix domain-containing protein, producing the protein MNHYITGSTIRELREKKKMTQTELAGRLDVSDKTISKWETSKGLPDISLIEPLAKVLGISVVELLTGDCVSNSNISSNMLRSKLYVCPVCGNVIHTMGESVVSCCGITLPALEAETADPGHTFTTPPDALSLSSSIPNKALNSDFPKRGMA; encoded by the coding sequence ATGAATCACTATATCACCGGCAGCACCATACGGGAGCTGCGGGAAAAAAAGAAAATGACCCAGACAGAGCTTGCAGGCAGGCTGGACGTAAGCGACAAAACCATATCTAAATGGGAAACTTCCAAAGGCCTTCCCGACATCAGCCTGATCGAACCTCTGGCTAAAGTGCTGGGCATATCCGTGGTGGAGCTGCTGACCGGGGACTGTGTCTCCAACAGCAACATTTCCAGCAATATGCTCCGCTCAAAGCTCTATGTCTGCCCTGTATGCGGAAATGTGATACACACCATGGGGGAAAGCGTTGTAAGCTGCTGCGGCATCACCCTTCCTGCCCTGGAAGCCGAAACCGCAGATCCAGGACACACCTTTACCACACCTCCGGACGCTTTGAGCTTGTCAAGCTCTATCCCGAACAAAGCCCTGAATTCAGATTTCCCCAAAAGGGGCATGGCATAA
- a CDS encoding SagB/ThcOx family dehydrogenase — protein MNDETKYKIMQNRELLKAYNVSDAGAEATDQEQKLPEVPFVKEKKGEYIISLTMDFDGIAGNADLFCLLQSRVSRRKYSGEAVTLRELSLLLWAVQGIRRVIGKNHLATLRNVPSAGCRHAFETYLFVNHVDGLEKGIYHYLPLEHALEVWDERQDFEEELTQALCGQYFAASAPVTFVWSVIPYRTEWRYGMKAHKYILLDAGHVCENLYLACEAIGCGTCAIGAYDQDSLDELLGFAPGPSAGEEYECAVYAASVGKAVAKE, from the coding sequence ATGAATGATGAGACAAAATATAAAATCATGCAGAACCGGGAACTGTTAAAGGCCTATAATGTCTCCGATGCCGGGGCCGAGGCCACGGACCAGGAGCAGAAGCTTCCGGAAGTGCCTTTTGTGAAGGAGAAAAAGGGAGAGTACATCATATCTCTGACAATGGATTTTGATGGGATTGCGGGAAATGCGGATCTGTTCTGCCTTCTGCAAAGCAGGGTGAGCAGGAGGAAATACAGCGGCGAGGCAGTTACCTTAAGAGAGCTGTCTCTTCTTTTGTGGGCTGTCCAGGGAATCAGGAGAGTGATTGGAAAGAACCATCTTGCCACGCTCAGGAATGTTCCCTCAGCCGGCTGCCGGCACGCCTTTGAGACATACCTGTTTGTGAATCATGTGGACGGACTTGAGAAAGGGATCTACCACTATCTTCCCCTGGAACATGCCCTTGAGGTATGGGATGAGAGACAGGATTTTGAGGAGGAATTGACCCAGGCGCTCTGCGGACAGTATTTTGCGGCCTCAGCGCCTGTGACATTTGTGTGGAGCGTGATCCCCTACCGGACAGAATGGCGGTACGGCATGAAGGCACATAAGTACATCCTGTTGGATGCAGGACATGTGTGTGAAAATCTGTATCTGGCATGTGAGGCCATTGGCTGCGGAACCTGTGCCATTGGTGCCTATGACCAGGACAGCCTTGATGAGCTTCTGGGATTTGCACCGGGACCGTCTGCCGGGGAGGAATATGAGTGCGCAGTGTACGCGGCAAGTGTGGGGAAGGCTGTGGCCAAGGAGTAG
- a CDS encoding SDR family oxidoreductase — MRVLFIGGTGTISMAITKRLLAEGHKVYLLNRGTRNKELPTGAMGLTGDIEDEEQVCRLTEGMKFDVVADFIAFAPEHVERDYRMFKGRTGQYIFISSASAYQKPPSDYRMTEGTPLSNPKWQYSRDKIACEEFLMKKYREEAFPVTIVRPSHTYDERNVPIGLHGDNGSYQVVRRIKEGKPVLIPGDGTSLWTVTHNSDFAKGFVGLMGNIHAIGEAVQITSDETLTWNQIYRAVADALGVQLHPVRVSSDFLDSCSDYDYNGSMMGDKSNSVVFLNDKLKRLVPGFSAEKRFDQGVRESLAYIESHPECQILDPVFDAFCDRVVEALEQAKEYVRAGR; from the coding sequence ATGAGAGTGCTATTTATTGGGGGCACCGGGACGATCAGCATGGCAATTACCAAAAGACTGCTGGCAGAGGGGCATAAAGTGTATCTGCTGAACCGGGGAACACGAAACAAAGAGCTGCCCACGGGAGCTATGGGGCTAACCGGGGATATAGAGGATGAGGAGCAGGTGTGCAGACTCACAGAAGGCATGAAGTTTGATGTGGTTGCGGACTTTATTGCATTTGCGCCGGAACATGTGGAGCGTGACTACAGGATGTTTAAAGGCAGGACCGGACAGTATATTTTTATCAGTTCCGCATCTGCATACCAGAAGCCCCCTTCTGATTACAGAATGACAGAGGGGACGCCCCTCTCCAATCCCAAATGGCAGTATTCCAGGGATAAGATCGCCTGTGAGGAGTTTCTTATGAAAAAGTACAGGGAAGAGGCATTTCCTGTGACTATTGTGCGTCCAAGCCATACTTATGATGAACGGAATGTTCCCATAGGATTACACGGGGACAACGGAAGCTATCAGGTGGTCAGACGGATCAAAGAGGGAAAGCCTGTGCTGATACCGGGGGACGGCACATCACTTTGGACTGTGACCCATAACTCTGATTTTGCAAAGGGGTTTGTGGGACTTATGGGAAATATCCATGCCATCGGGGAGGCTGTGCAGATCACCTCAGATGAGACGTTGACCTGGAACCAGATTTACCGGGCAGTTGCGGACGCGCTTGGCGTGCAGCTTCATCCTGTACGGGTATCCAGCGATTTTCTGGATAGCTGCAGTGACTATGATTACAATGGAAGCATGATGGGGGATAAATCCAATTCTGTGGTGTTCTTAAATGATAAGCTGAAGCGGCTGGTGCCCGGATTTTCTGCTGAAAAGCGTTTTGACCAGGGCGTCAGGGAAAGTCTTGCATATATTGAAAGCCACCCGGAATGCCAGATCCTGGACCCGGTGTTTGATGCATTTTGTGACAGGGTAGTGGAAGCGCTGGAACAGGCAAAAGAATATGTGAGAGCAGGAAGATAA
- a CDS encoding GatB/YqeY domain-containing protein has protein sequence MSKIDEVRKAMVAAMKAGEKERKESLSMLLSALKNKAIDKREDLTEAEENEVVLKEIKQTKETLELTPADRSDIFDECTKRIAVYEEFAPKMLSEEEIKEVIEGVLKELAIEAPTGKDKGKIMKVLMPKVKGIADGKLVNQVLGNMMK, from the coding sequence ATGAGTAAAATTGATGAAGTGAGAAAAGCCATGGTCGCTGCCATGAAAGCAGGCGAAAAAGAAAGAAAAGAGTCCTTGTCCATGCTGCTGTCAGCCCTGAAAAACAAAGCCATTGACAAGAGAGAAGACCTGACTGAAGCGGAAGAGAATGAAGTGGTATTAAAAGAGATCAAACAGACCAAAGAAACTCTGGAACTGACTCCTGCAGATAGAAGCGACATCTTTGATGAGTGCACAAAACGAATTGCCGTCTATGAAGAATTTGCTCCCAAGATGCTCAGTGAAGAGGAAATCAAAGAAGTTATTGAGGGCGTACTGAAAGAACTGGCAATTGAAGCCCCTACAGGTAAAGATAAAGGAAAGATCATGAAGGTACTGATGCCGAAAGTAAAAGGTATTGCAGACGGCAAACTGGTCAACCAGGTTCTCGGAAATATGATGAAATGA
- a CDS encoding trimeric intracellular cation channel family protein — protein MDTFIFILEMIGTVAFASSGAMIAIEKKMDIFGVNILGATTAVGGGMMRDIILGITPPTAFAKPVYVLFAILTATLLFAITYTNPEILKSRAKNKYYDNVMMLCDTFGLGIFTVVGIQAAASVVTENNTFFFVFVGVLTGVGGGVLRDILAGETPYILVREIYACASIAGGIVCVVCRDSMGEPAGVILGLIVTVVIRLLASYFRWNLLRVR, from the coding sequence ATGGATACCTTTATCTTTATATTGGAAATGATCGGGACAGTGGCCTTCGCCTCATCAGGGGCAATGATCGCCATTGAGAAGAAAATGGATATTTTCGGAGTCAATATTTTGGGGGCTACCACGGCGGTAGGCGGCGGTATGATGCGTGATATTATTCTGGGCATCACACCTCCCACTGCTTTTGCCAAACCAGTCTATGTGCTTTTTGCCATCCTGACCGCTACCCTGCTCTTTGCCATCACCTACACGAATCCGGAAATTCTAAAGTCCAGGGCCAAGAACAAATATTATGATAATGTCATGATGCTCTGCGATACTTTCGGACTGGGTATTTTCACTGTGGTAGGTATTCAGGCCGCCGCAAGTGTTGTGACGGAGAATAATACTTTCTTTTTTGTTTTTGTTGGTGTTCTGACCGGTGTTGGCGGAGGTGTGCTTCGGGATATCCTGGCAGGGGAGACGCCTTATATTCTGGTACGTGAGATTTATGCCTGCGCTTCCATTGCGGGGGGAATTGTCTGCGTTGTGTGCAGGGACTCTATGGGGGAACCGGCAGGAGTTATACTGGGGTTGATCGTTACGGTGGTCATCCGGTTGTTGGCTTCTTATTTCAGGTGGAATTTGCTGAGAGTGCGGTGA